DNA from Rhinatrema bivittatum chromosome 16, aRhiBiv1.1, whole genome shotgun sequence:
GTGAGAGAAACGAGCCTGCGGCATTTCATACCAGTTGCAATGGGAGGAGACCAGTGTAAAGGGACTTACAATAGTCAAGGACAAGTTGAATCAATGATCGAAGAACATTCGAAAATCAGTTGGCGCGAGAAGGGGATTTTAAATGGCGGAGGAACTTGAATTCAGCAAACGAGGGGTGTACAACTGATTTAATCTGACCGTCCACGGAGAGGGAGGGATCAAGAATGACACTGAGATTACGGACTTCTGTGTTTTATGTGAAGAGAATGAGCTTCGAAAGTGAAGTAAGTGGGGACCTGTTCCGATGGTTTTCGAACTAAGAAGATGGCTTCTGTTGTGTTGATATTTAATGTTAGTTTATTATGGGAGGGCCAGCTTCTGATTGTAGTCAGGCATAATGAGACATTGAAAAGAAACTGACCGGAAGGATTTTAAAGAGAAAAATACTTGTATGTTGCCGGCATATAATCTATACAATAGACCTAGCGTGGATAGAAGATGAGACAGAGGCgcaaggtatatgttaaagagaacaGCAGACTGTTAAgaaaccttggggaactccaagTGATGTATTACATGGTGTGGAAGATGAGTTGGAGGTGGGATACGACGCTGAAGTTCAGAGAAGAAACATATTGACTCTTGTTGACCATCGGAGGCTTAGATTCACAAGTAGAAGGGGGTCTGCCACCAATTCTAGCCTAGTCAAAGCGAGTCACTGATTCTGAGGTGCTTTTAACATTTCGGCTGAGCCTCTTTCACAGAGAGAAGAAATGTACATAGTCCAAGCTGGAAAGCTTTACACCTCGCAAACCTTAGCAACCAGCCTCTGGAGAGGCCACAGGTGTGGCAAGGTTactccctccactctccccttccttccccagaAGGGAACCAGGATAAAGGAGGGTCGAGGAAGAAGGGTGGAGAGCTGGCAGAGCCCTGGGAGGCAGGCCTAGGTCAGGGGAAGAGATCCTCCAGTACCTACTAGAGAGATTTCTGAGAGGAGCCATAAGTCAGGGGACCGGCACTACTGACTGCAGCTGTACGTGGAGAGAGAGCCCGGCAAGGCTTTTAACCAGTTATTACTGTTATTGATGCCACTAGGAGGAAACGAAAGTATTTTATGTGGGGCCAGCAGGCTTAGCCTGGCCCTGGCGATGAGGGAACCGCAATGGTCGCTGCTTTGAGAGAGCAGGGCGCTGTTTTGtgaaggtttggggtttttttgtgtgatcTTATCGCTAGTgtctccttcccctctctgttTGTGGCTCCGGGCTGCATTAGCTTGCTGTCCGATAACCTCTGTCCTCGGAGACGTCTGCACTCCAACGTCTGGGACCGATCCTCCGCCTGAGTCGGCATGGACTGATTTAACTCGGtgttgggcctgctgttgaaccGTGGTGGTGGGGGAAGGCTGTTTTGAGAGTGTGTGCCGTGCCGCAGCCCTGGGGAGTCTTGTGGAAACAGTGCTGGGACGGATAGGAAGGGTGGGGGGTACCCACTCCTAATATGTGACTTGTTTTAATGATACAGTGGTCTGTGCAGGTGACCTCCCTGGTACATGACGGCTGGGTCTGTGCGATGCCCGGGATTTATAGAGGGCCCCGGTTGCGCTAGCCAAGGGGCATATGCCAGAGCGACTCGAGCGCTTCCTTTCCAGTCTTAGGATTTAAGGGGGAAAGccagtttgggggtggggggtggtttctgtctctcgctctcttttttgGACATGGAGCCCTATTTCAGGATGCAGTCAGCTCCCGAGGGAGGCGGAGGAAGCATTGCAAAGGGGGGAGATGCAGCTTCCCGCTAGCCAGCAgaagaggatggatggatggatggatgataggggggggggatggggtagaggggaagggaaagccCCTGGTGATGGGACTTGGGTTGGCTCTGGGACTGACCACGTTAGGCAGATGTGGATGGCACCAGCTGGAAGGGAATCCCTCGGCGTGGACCTGGGTGTGGATGTATTGGTGCCAGAGTCCAGTGGCTGTCTGTATTTGCCTCGGTTTTATCGTTTCTGCTCTGCCTCGGCCGTGCCACCCAGGAACATGGGGGAGGAGCAGTGGGCGAGCGGGAGAGGGTGCTACATAAGTTAACAAGACGGTGCTGTCGATGTGTGGTCAGATAGGCAGGTAACTGCCTCCGATCGCTAGGTGGCACCCACGTGTCTTCCAGAAGAGGGCGCACTGCGGTTGTGTGCTCCTCTGCCCCCTCTGTCTGTATCTGCCCCATCTGTAGGCTTTAGGGCAAGCAGAAACACGTTTCGTAACTGGGGAGGGGGCCTGTTGTATAAGGGCATAAACTTGTGTCCAGATACCTCCCACTCCTTGCTTGCCCTGTGCAGTGACCCCACGGCTGCGTCTCTTACTCTATTAGAATGTCGCCTCACCCAGGCCTGGCTCTGAGGGCTGCAAGACAAGTGGACCTGCACCCGGTTCACATAGCAACCCTACCCCCTGGGGATGAAAGGCCCGGGCTGGCCCTGGTGTGGCCGCAGTCCCTCCTTCCTGTCGGCTGATACGCAGTTGGATTTATGGCAGCAGCAGTGTTTACCCAAGGCGGAACATTATTTGCAGTGCGCACCTCTGATTTAATCCAAGGAGCACAGAATCGGACGGCAGGTACGAGTGTCACGGGCGTCTGGTCTGCCCCCCCGGAGGGAAAAGCGCTCGCCTGGGGACACGGTGGAGAAGTCGCCAgaagaagcccccccccccccggtgcaggAGCGCCGGATGCAGACGGCAGCAGGACCCCGGGGGCCGCGTCACATAAACGCACGCGCAGGAACCTCGGAACACGAATACGCCCACCGGGTCAAGGCCtgaagacgggggggggggggggggcgaggctcGGCAATCGGGAAAACGAAACCCCGGTAGCGCGTCCGCCCAGCGCGCGCCCTCTCGGCATGCTGGGAATAAGAGGCCGACCCGCTGCCGGTCCGGGACGTGTCCGGCTCTCCCAGGAAAGCCAGCAGCCCCCACAGCTCcctggcaggttcccattcacccTGGCCATCAGCTTCCTTGAATTCTGTTTACTGTTTtggcctccccccccctgtcGCCTCCCCAGCCTCTcggttactcctgaatctacgCCCTTCCGCCTCATCGTGATGACAGCCCCCGCACCCACCCCCCTCGTTCTACTATTTGCACCCTTCAGATACCCTAATGTCTCTTCCGCCTCCCTCTCCTAAGTACTGCTGCGTGCAATCGTTCCTGCAGCCCTGGCCTGATTGTTCATTTCGTTGAATCTCTTAAGGGAAGTGAAGCCGGCAACACCTCTGCATGGTTAAGCGCAGCCTCTTTCTGCAgtgtttaatgcaaaaaaaaataaattactatttatttgccgATTTCAACAGctggaaaataataaaacagcgaATATGACTTGGGTAACTATTCGGATGCCTTTCCAGGCCCAGAATATTGATTGGCTCGTTAAGACTTCAATTAGTCGGGTGAAGGTAACCGCACAGCTCCTCTTCAGCCCTTTGACCTCTCAGGGCGGGATCGCTGGGTCTGCTTTGCCACTGTTTGGGTGTTGGTAAATGCAGATAAATAAACTCTGCCAATTGAAGGCCTAATGAGTCAAGCAAAGTTTGGGCCTCATTAACgacttaaacaaaaacaaaactagaaGTGAACCAAGGGGAAGAGGGTCCTCAGGTCTGCACATGCCGCATTCACTGTCAGGAAATAAATCGGGACTTTGCACTAAACATTGCTGTTGGGTCCAGCTTTGTAGCGCGCAGAGGTGGGGTCAGCTTCTGCTCACTTCCAGACTTATCCACACGTACAATGTGACCAGGGCTGCCCTCGTTTTTTCACACAGCTGGAGCAGGGGGGGGTTTATAAATGGAGCTGCAGGTCCCAGCATGCAATACAACACTtcggaataattaaaaaaaaaaaaaaccaggactaCAGTTCCCAGAATGCATTGTGATCGGGAGGGACTACAGATAGGGCTGCCAACTCTGGGAAACTGCCCCCACCCCTCAGCGCATTTTCTCCTGCCCAGCACACAGCATTCACCCCCACCTACCCACAGTTCTTGTTGCCTCCCCCTGGGCTGGTGCTGGGGGtggctctcctccctccctcccttcctctctcgctggagccccagGAGGTGCTGTGTCCTCTCTGGCCcccacctctcctctcccccccccccccagcagcagatAGCAGgtgctggaaggggagggggggctcaTCCCACCCTCATCGAGGGCCAGAGAGAGCGCAGCCCTGCCCTTGCTTGCTGGGCCTCACCCACTGGCTCTGTGGGCTGGATAGGGTGGAGAAGGGCAGCTCATAAGCGGCTTTTACACTTCCACATTTGAAACTGTGCTGCTAGCCGACCTGGCCAGATCATAACCGGCCGGCGGGCGACCCTAACTGCAGCTCCCAGAATGCACGGGGGCACCGGGTCTCGGGTCTGTCAGGTGCTGGGCTTCCACCTCACTCAGATCCATCTGACGAGGCCAATCCCGTCCATTGTGTTCTCCCCACTGTCGTTCCTCTTTCCCAAGGAAACCACAACCACAGCTCTCCTGCATGCAGGGGAATCGAAACCAGGACCGGATCGGCCTCTTGGTGCTGGGGTGGGTGGGCAGCTTCCGCAGTCGCACGGCAGGATGATTTGCCAATgtcaggcactctctctctctctcagacagggATCGGGTGCTGGCAAAGGAGAGACACATCTTCAAAGCTGGGGGAGAGAGCTTGGAGGTGCTGGTGAgagcagaggagcaggaggaggaggggctccTGGAAGAGGCACGGGTATGAGAAATGCAGCAATGACAAGTCCCCCTCCCACCACtaatcctaaccccccccccccgatctctcCCTCATTCTCGCTGTCTCAGACCCCCCAGTCCCCATGGACACCAATCCACTTGGGTTTTCAGTATGTGCCTAATGCATATCCATAGGCTAGATTTGCATGCCCATTGCTTCAGTCGTAAGAACATAacctatgccatactgggtcagaccaagggtctataaagcccagcatcctgtttccaacagaggccaatccaggccataagaacctggcaagtacccaaacattaaataaatctcaagctactattccttattaattaatagcagtttatggattaccaagtaatactaactgctgtaaccacatcctctggcaatgaattccagagcttaactatgcgctgagtgaaaaagaattttcttcaatttggaatacgacgagtgaggttatcaaatttgcggatgacacaaaattattcagagtagttaaatcacaagcggattgtgataaattgcaggaagaccttgtgagactggaaaattgggcatccaaatggcagatgaaatttaatgtggataagtgcaaggtgatgcatatagggaaaaataacccatgctataattacacaatgttgggttccatattaggtgctaccacccaagaaagagatccaagcgtcatagtggataatacattgaaatcgtcggttcagtgtgctgcggcagtcaaaaaagcaaaagaatgttaggaattattaggaagggaatggtgaatagaacggaaaatgtcataatgcctctgtatcgctccatggtgagaccacaccttgaatactgtgtacaattctggttgccgcatctcaaaaaaagatataattgcgatggagaaggtacagagaagggctaccaaaatgataaggggaatggaacagctccccgatgagggaaggctaaagaggttagggctgttcagcttggagaagagatggctgaggggggatatgatagaggtgtttaagatcatgagaggtctagaatgggtagatgtgaatcaattatttactctctcacacaataggactagggggtaatccatgaagttagcaagtagctcatttaagactaatcggagaaaattctttttcactcaacgcacaattaagctctagaatttgttgcaagagtatgtggttagtgcagttagtatagcaaaaaaggtttggataagttcttggagaagaagtctattaacggctattaatcaagtttgcttgAGGAGTGGCCACTGCttttgattgcatcagtagcatgggatcttcttattgtttgtgaattgccaggttcttgtggcctggtttggcctctgttggaaacaggatgctgggcttgatggacccttggtctgaccctgcatggcaatttcttatgttcttatggttcaaACAGAAGGATTCATCAAAGCTATGATCTGAAAAGTTTCTGCTATGGATACAGCTTCCAATTGCTGCCATCTCATTACTTCATCCTCTGAGAGTATTTCCACAAGTGATGTTCCCTCAGGAAACGTATCACAGATGTTTCCGATTTTGTCTTGAAAAAAATTAGCAAAGCTATGATTTGAAATCTGAGTGGGAATCAGAGTATTTTGCTCACTAATACACTCAACACTGCGCATTAGCTGTTTTACAGTATCAGAAAATGCACATTGATACTTTCCTGAACATTGAATTCTAATTGCAAAATACACTTACTTTGCATGTTCAGTTAGGAGCTTATATGTATTCAGCTGACATTTATATTTAGCTAAGTCTGAGAATAATCACAATCTGCATCAATTACTGTCTAAGTGACAACTATCACATTTAGCTTATCTCAACTTCGAAAAGAACTAATTAACTCTATTAAATCTATGGTATGGGGAGGAGGAGAATCTTCATTAAAGGGCAATTTGTCCACAGAAAACTGTAAATGTCTCATACCATCTACTCACATCTGCATCCAGGTCAGAATGGTCAGCGTCAACTAATTTAGGTACTCAGCGTTGGTCAACATCCAAATACCCTTACATAAAATATTCACTGTCCATCAGATTTGGATTACTAAAGATATCCCATGTGCTCAATTCTAAAGAAAGAAGATGGTTTGACCATGGTACCTCGTGCAGTCTTAGATGATATGGTTCAAGATCAACCATAACTTTACTcacaaaaatcaaatctaaaGTATGGCCACCAACATGTGTTTGGCTCACAAGCCACTGATCCCAGCCCAATGTGGGCTGAAAAACCAAGGGGATTGGTGTCCATGGGGGACCACCCTTTGCCCTCTGGCATTGTCTGTCTCTTTTTAGTTGCCTTCTGAGTGTTGCTTCTGTAGCATATCAGCTACTCCAATTGTGTTCAGGATGAGCTTGATTTAATTGTTCATGTCTTATTCTTTCCAGGAACCCAAGAATGACTCAGGTAAGTTTCACCTCACTCTATGGTACCCTGAACCTTTAATTGGAGCTCACCCAGCTGAGCCATTGCAGTCACAGTGCTTGACTGGGGGGGCCACAGATCGGGCCGTCCTCCAGAGTCCAGTGTGCTTGTAACTCAAGTCTTGCCACTATAATTTTTTCCCAGGATATTTAAGAAAGGAGCACCTGAGACTGTGTATCATAGCAGTGAAAGCAGCAAGAGCAGGACCTTACCTTAACATAACATGCAGAGTCCTAACTAATCACAGTCTTCCTGATCTTAAACCAATATGCCAGGGTGTATTTGCTTCtgtcccatcccctgagccctccagtcctaaaggtgacaggctctgtatctctgtGACCCACCCCAAGCCCTCCAGTTCCaaaggtgacaggctctgcaccCCTGCACCCCCATCCTCTGAGCTCCCCAGTCTTAGAGGTGACAGGGTCTATATCCCCGAAATCATCCCTGAGCCCTCAAGTCCTAGACAAGACAGGTTCTGTATTCCTGTGCCAGTTTCTTAATTATTACCGCTTTCATTATTTTTCAGCCTCAAGACTCCAATCTTTCCTCTTCCAACTGGATCCCTATCTGCTTAGGTTCCTGCAGGAACACCCAGAAGTCTCGGAGATCCTTCAGCAGGGGCTCCTGAAATATCATTGCACATGGAGCCTCCCCACAGAGGAAaaagagagtgagaaagaaagGCAAATTCTTCTCTCTGGATCAATTGACATCCCATTTCAGAAATGGAAGAGCCAAGTAGAAGATGTGTTAGCTACATTCAAGCAGCagtatgtttgcttttatgagTTCAATCTGGAGAAACAACAGAAGCTAGTTGGTGATGCTGGTTTGGCAAAGAAGTCCATCTCAATATATCATGAACCCCTTCAGCATTTTATTGTGATTACTGGTTTGGCAAGAGATGTGGAAGAGTTGGTGGACACTATGGACTTAGCGTTGTTGGGACAGAGGAATGTCATCTCCAGTACCTGCAGTCTGGGCCACCCAAATAAATTCTCAATCATCCAGGAGGATCTGGAAAGGGAATTGAACTTGCATTTCCCAAAGCTGCAATTTTGCATCACCCAGAACAAGATGGACCTGAAGGGGACCACAGAAGAAGTTTTGTGGGCTCAAGAAAAGTTTCAAGAGCTTCTGATGGATGTCAAGGAGCATTTGATTGAAGTTTCTCTACATAAACGGCAGTTTCTATGTTCCTTACATCTGGCTGATTTTCAAGTAGCCTTTTTGGTGGTCTTTGTGGAAGAGTGACCTTGGACATAACCCAAAGTGTGACTCTGTTTGGAAAATCATTTCATCTTCTGAAGGAGGCAGAGAACATCCTGCAAAGTGCCATCCGAGAAGAGGAGATCAAAGTGGAAGAAGATGAGAAGTCTTCTATCCAGACTCCAGCATGGACCAATTTTCTGAGTTCAGCAGAAAAAGAGGTCAATCATCCATTAAAACGAGTCCAAGTAAATTGCCACAAAGACCCTAAATCTGGCTGTTTGGTCATCATCATTGTGGGTTATAGTGATGCTATTGaccaaatgaaacagaaaatggagGACCACCTCAAAAGTAGTGTTGTTGTCCAAGAAGAGGTGATGCTTAAGAACCCAATAATTAAACAGAGATTTCCTGATCTTCTGAAGATTATAAATATAGAAGACATAAATCCACGCACAAGATTCCTTAAATCTTCCAACCAAAGCATATTGCTCCAAGGTTCAAAGGCTGAAGTGACAAGAGTCAAGAAAGCCTTAGAGAAAAATCTAGGGAACCTGAAGCATGAGATATTGACTTTGCCCTCACCAGGAGCTTCTGAATTCTTTACTGAAAATGGCCAAGAATATTTGGCAACCATTGAGAGAAGAAACAACTGCATAACAACTTGGTCCTGCAGGGATGCATTGAATATTGGTGGAACCCAAAGTAGACCTCAAGAAGAAGACTTCATCACAGATACATGGTGCATTTTCCAATTGGAGGGTGGATACATAGTTTCCGTTTGCCAGGGAGACATCACTAAGCAAAGAGTAGATGCCATTGTCAATGCTGCCAATGAGGACCTTATCCATGCTGGTGGGGTGGCCCAAGCCATCAGCATGGCTGGGGGCCCAGTGATACAGAAGGAGAGCAGGGACTGGGTGAAACACAGGGGCAAGGTACTGACAGGTCAGGCAGCTATCACCTCTGCTGGGACACTGCCATGCCAGAAGGTTATCCATGCAGTGGGACCCAAATGCAAGGCTGATGGCAAAGGGAAGTGGGACCACTCGCAGAATGAGGGTCTTTTGAAAAGTGCTATAACCAGATCCTTGATGTTAGCAGAGCAGGGAAATTTCCGGTCTGTTGCCCTGCCATGCCTGAGCTCTGGGATCTTTGGTATACCCGTGGTTCTTTGTGCTACATGGATAGTGGAAGCCATCAAAGTACACACTGAAGCCTATGCCCGTGTGGATCATGCTCTCAGGGAAGTGATGCTGATTGATGTGAAGAAAGAGACAGTGGCTGAGTTTCAGACAGCTTGTGTCAAGAACTGGGGAAGCAGAATTTCTTCTCTTCATAGCAAGGATAGTAACCAGAGCCACACAGGAAGGCCTCAGGCGGCAGAGGTTGTATTCATATCTGGAAACCTGGAAGAGCAGTTGGTATGgcttctttgatttatttttgctAGTGTCAGGAGTGCCCAGAGATATTAGGGGTTAGCTCTCTGTGACAGCTTAGCATGAAGTATGGATTCCATCCCTGCCTTGGAGGCATGGGTTCCATTCCCAGCTCAGTTTCCTCTTCTTCAGGTTGAGAGTACTGCTCAGAGTAGATCCTCCAGCTTCTGGGGAATGAGCAGCATTAGAAGCAGGTCTGTAAGCAGCTGTATCCCAGCTCATCCAACCACAAAAGTGTACTGTTATATGCACACCTTCTTATGGGAATCAATGTaatgaaaatggaaaatattggAGGCTGGGATGATGACTCCCTGATGTGAGGCTTAAGGAGCAAGGCCACACATAATGACTCTTTGATGAGAACCTAATGGCGAAGTAAGAAAAAAGGCTATTTAGGATGGCTGTCTGAGCAATTCTAAGGCAAGCAGAAACATTTaagatgcaatggggcaaaactagAACTGTCCAAATGATCTGGAGCCATCTCATGATCATTTGTCCAATAGCAGCAACAGACTATATGTGTATTCTctctcc
Protein-coding regions in this window:
- the LOC115078085 gene encoding uncharacterized protein LOC115078085, coding for MGEFKFSLRALCQQELDKRQRKALHCHFSLRRKSGGGECQTSHLAGGEYRISFQDPADRDRVLAKERHIFKAGGESLEVLVRAEEQEEEGLLEEAREPKNDSASRLQSFLFQLDPYLLRFLQEHPEVSEILQQGLLKYHCTWSLPTEEKESEKERQILLSGSIDIPFQKWKSQVEDVLATFKQQYVCFYEFNLEKQQKLVGDAGLAKKSISIYHEPLQHFIVITGLARDVEELVDTMDLALLGQRNVISSTCSLGHPNKFSIIQEDLERELNLHFPKLQFCITQNKMDLKGTTEEVLWAQEKFQELLMDVKEHLIEVSLHKRQFLCSLHLADFQVAFLVVFVEE